One part of the Prionailurus bengalensis isolate Pbe53 chromosome B2, Fcat_Pben_1.1_paternal_pri, whole genome shotgun sequence genome encodes these proteins:
- the HMGN4 gene encoding high mobility group nucleosome-binding domain-containing protein 4, whose translation MPKRKAKGDAKGDKAKVKGEPQRRSARLSAKPAPPKPEARPPKAAARKAEKRPKGRKGKAEGDRAGDKAGDKAGKNPDASAAPSQKAEGSGDAK comes from the coding sequence ATGCCCAAGAGAAAGGCAAAAGGTGACGCTAAAGGTGACAAAGCCAAGGTGAAGGGTGAGCCGCAGCGGAGATCTGCGCGGCTGTCTGCCAAACCCGCTCCCCCAAAACCGGAAGCCAGGCCTCCAAAGGCCGCTGCCAGGAAGGCCGAGAAGCGGCCcaaggggagaaaggggaaagcagAGGGCGACAGGGCTGGGGACAAGGCCGGGGACAAGGCCGGGAAGAACCCGGACGCTTCCGCGGCCCCGTCACAGAAAGCAGAAGGCAGCGGGGACGCCAAATGA